The following coding sequences are from one Humulus lupulus chromosome X, drHumLupu1.1, whole genome shotgun sequence window:
- the LOC133803756 gene encoding uncharacterized protein LOC133803756 has product MACLHDHSCEDHDCSSDWSLYKHIDLPKVSALNEATPGSVKSVFKAWEHRLNSTGEHLESNEGDPELLVFIPFTSDVKIKSICVVGGADGTSPSKMRAFINREGIDFSDAQSMQAIQEWELAENSQGVLEYQTRYSKFQSVGNITLHFPENFGGDASQIHYIGFKGEATQLKRDVVATIVYELMPNPSDHKTKAEGGGLSHVE; this is encoded by the exons ATGGCTTGCTTACACGACCATAGCTGCGAAGATCATGATTGTTCCTCTGATTGGTCTCTGTACAAGCACATAGACCTCCCTAAG GTGTCTGCTTTGAACGAGGCTACTCCAGGAAGTGTTAAATCTGTGTTCAAAGCTTGGGAGCATCGATTGAATTCTACGGGG GAACACTTGGAAAGCAATGAGGGTGACCCCGAGTTACTAGTGTTTATTCC GTTTACATCAGATGTAAAGATCAAGAGCATATGTGTTGTTGGTGGTGCTGATGGAACAAGTCCATCAAAGATGAGAGC GTTCATAAACCGAGAGGGCATTGATTTTTCGGATGCTCAAAGTATGCAAGCTATTCAG GAATGGGAATTGGCTGAAAACTCCCAGGGAGTCTTAGAGTACCAAACAAG ATATTCCAAATTCCAAAGTGTGGGAAATATCACATTACATTTCCCCGAGAATTTCGGTGGCGATGCCTCTCAGATTCACTATATTGGTTTCAAAGGCGAAGCAACTCAG TTGAAGAGGGATGTTGTTGCAACAATTGTGTATGAACTCATGCCAAATCCTTCTGATCACAA GACAAAGGCAGAAGGAGGTGGTCTTTCTCATGTGGAATGA
- the LOC133805108 gene encoding ferrochelatase-2, chloroplastic, whose protein sequence is MDAKSCSGLLSNANLTGLTLRKSDHAFSTSCSPPRSPMNVSCHSSKSSQLDNVTFKSQSNTRGLSHSNQCLTFGKRSSLGKTFCSAGVCTYDGVAIDSHSQVEEEKVGVLLLNLGGPETLNDVQPFLYNLFADPDIIRLPRLFRFLQRPLAQLISVLRAPKSKEGYAAIGGGSPLRKITDEQANALKMALEAMEISANVYVGMRYWYPFTEEAIQQIKRDRITRLVVLPLYPQFSISTTGSSIRVLQNLFRKDAHLSKLPVAVIKSWYQREGYVKSMADLISKELETFSEPSEVMIFFSAHGVPVSYVENAGDPYKDQMEECIFLIMQELKARGIDNKHTLAYQSRVGPVQWLKPYTDEVLVELGQSGVKSLLAVPVSFVSEHIETLEEIDMEYKELALESGIKNWGRVPALGCKSSFITDLAEAVVEALPSATAMPTSSDISTVEEDDDPVRDFVKLFFGSVVAFLLLFSPKMISAFKNYL, encoded by the exons ATGGACGCCAAATCCTGCTCCGGCCTTCTTTCCAACGCCAACTTAACTGGTTTGACTCTCCGGAAGTCGGATCATGCATTTTCTAC GTCTTGCTCTCCTCCAAGATCTCCTATGAATGTCTCGTGCCATTCATCTAAAAGCTCACAACTTGACAATGTAACATTTAAATCACAATCTAACACGCGTGGGTTATCGCATTCGAATCAGTGTTTAACATTTGGCAAGAGAAGCTCATTGGGGAAAACATTTTGTTCTGCGGGTGTTTGCACTTATGATGGGGTTGCTATAGATTCTCATTCTCAAGTTGAGGAAGAAAAAGTTGGGGTTCTACTTCTGAATCTAGGAGGGCCTGAGACTCTTAATGATGTTCAACCATTTTTGTACAACTTATTTGCTGACCCT GATATCATTCGTCTCCCGAGATTGTTTCGGTTTCTTCAAAGACCACTAGCCCAATTGATTTCTGTTCTTCGAGCACCCAAAAGTAAAGAAGGCTATGCTGCTATCGGAGGTGGTTCACCGTTGCGTAAAATTACTGATGAGCAG GCAAATGCACTTAAAATGGCTTTGGAAGCAATGGAAATATCTGCAAATGTCTACGTCGGAATGCGCTACTGGTATCCATTCACCGAGGAGGCAATTCAGCAA ATCAAGAGGGACAGGATCACTAGGCTTGTTGTGCTACCTCTGTATCCACAGTTCTCTATTTCTACTACTGGATCAAGCATCCGAGTGCTTCAGAATTTGTTCAG GAAAGATGCCCATCTGTCAAAGCTGCCTGTTGCAGTTATAAAATCATGGTACCAACGAGAAGGTTATGTTAAGTCAATGGCTGACTTGATTTCAAAAGAATTAGAGACTTTTTCTGAGCCTTCGGAG GTCATGATATTCTTCAGTGCCCATGGTGTCCCTGTCAGTTACGTTGAGAATGCAGGGGATCCATACAAAGATCAGATGGAGGAGTGTATATTTTTAATCATGCAAGAGCTGAAAGCTAGAGGAATTGATAATAAGCACACTCTTGCTTATCAG AGCCGAGTTGGTCCTGTTCAATGGCTGAAGCCCTATACCGATGAAGTCCTTGTTGAGCTTGGCCAGAGCGGTGTCAAAAGTCTCCTAGCTGTTCCAGTCAG CTTTGTCAGTGAGCACATAGAAACACTTGAAGAGATAGACATGGAGTACAAGGAGTTGGCTCTCGAATCTGGAATCAAGAATTGGGGTCGAGTTCCTGCGCTTGGTTGTAAGTCTTCCTTCATCACAGATTTAGCAGAAGCAGTAGTAGAAGCCCTGCCATCAGCAACAGCCATGCCAACCTCATCAGATATCTCTACTGTGGAAGAAGATGATGATCCAGTTCGGGACTTCGTTAAACTGTTCTTCGGTTCTGTCGTAGCATTTCTTTTACTTTTTTCACCAAAAATGATATCGGCCTTCAAGAACTACCTCTAG
- the LOC133805109 gene encoding uncharacterized protein LOC133805109, giving the protein MASKLVQLQSKATQASQLVAKHGTSYYKQLLEQNKQYIQEPPTVEKCTLLSKQLFYTRLASLPGRREALAKELDYVKHLWKNRQELKVEDAGIAALFGLECFAWFCAGEIIGRGFTFTGYYV; this is encoded by the exons ATGGCGTCCAAGCTGGTTCAGTTACAATCCAAGGCTACTCAGGCCTCTCAGCTTGTGGCTAAGCATGGTACTTCCTACTATAAGCAGCTGCTGGAGCAGAACAAGCAGTACATCCAGGAGCCCCCCACTGTTGAGAAGTGTACTCTTTTGTCCAAACAATTGTTTTATACTCGTCTAGCCAG TTTACCTGGTCGTCGTGAAGCTTTGGCGAAAGAGCTAGACTACGTGAAGCATCTATGGAAGAACAGGCAGGAGCTGAAGGTGGAAGATGCTGGAATTGCAGCTCTGTTTGGGTTGGAATGCTTTGCTTGGTTTTGTGCTGGTGAGATCATTGGTCGAGGATTTACTTTCACCGGCTACTACGTTTAA